In the genome of Pichia kudriavzevii chromosome 4, complete sequence, one region contains:
- a CDS encoding uncharacterized protein (PKUD0D05130; similar to Saccharomyces cerevisiae YHL018W; ancestral locus Anc_2.554), which translates to MKLNALQIKTLVAAVPKWQFVPAITDNACDKLTRKYQFRSFEESWCFLTRVAMKSHKLGHHPLIKNLYNVVELELTTHDVQGLSELDFKMAKSIEKAANQLGVKD; encoded by the coding sequence ATGAAACTCAACGCACTACAGATCAAGACACTTGTAGCTGCGGTGCCCAAGTGGCAGTTTGTTCCAGCAATTACAGACAACGCATGTGATAAGCTTACCAGGAAATATCAGTTCAGAAGCTTTGAAGAGTCCTGGTGTTTCCTCACACGTGTGGCTATGAAATCCCATAAACTGGGGCACCATCCATTGATAAAGAATTTGTACAATGTTGTTGAGCTTGAATTAACTACCCATGATGTACAGGGCTTGAGTGaacttgatttcaaaatggcCAAATCGATAGAGAAAGCTGCTAATCAATTGGGGGTCAAAGACTag
- a CDS encoding uncharacterized protein (PKUD0D05140; similar to Saccharomyces cerevisiae YKL040C (NFU1); ancestral locus Anc_2.553): MIMYRPKLLFTRIVGRRFLTLQTLDTPSENALKFIAKDARFLPEGLSQAIDIETIGEANDISPLASSLYKINGVKSIMVGPDFITVNKVDDSLSNNPELHWNCLKPKIQQAICEFADSKKPFINSNWMENYQKQLDAINENDDDIVFEIKELLNTRIRPALQDDGGDVHFRSFDESTGTVYVKLRGACKSCSLSEDTLKSGIESMLQHYVPEVEHVKAVLDPEEEIAIAEFEKLENKLKQEKASSK, from the coding sequence atgattatgTACAGACCTAAGCTTCTATTTACCCGAATAGTTGGACGCCGCTTCCTAACGCTCCAAACTCTTGATACACCATCAGAAAATGCGTTGAAATTTATTGCCAAAGATGCAAGATTTCTTCCAGAAGGTCTATCCCAAGCCATTGACATTGAGACTATTGGTGAAGCAAATGATATTTCACCACTTGCATCATCTTTGTACAAGATCAACGGTGTCAAGTCCATTATGGTTGGGCCGGACTTTATTACAGTGAACAAGGTTGATGATTCACTTTCGAATAATCCAGAATTACATTGGAATTGCTTAAAACCTAAGATACAGCAAGCAATTTGTGAGTTTGCCGACTCTAAAAAACCATTTATCAATTCCAACTGGATGGAAAACTATCAAAAACAGCTGGATgcaatcaatgaaaatgacgaTGACATTGTCTTTGAAATAAAGGAATTATTAAATACGAGAATCCGTCCAGCATTACAGGACGACGGTGGTGATGTTCACTTTAGATCATTTGACGAGTCTACAGGTACAGTATATGTGAAACTCAGGGGAGCATGTAAGTCTTGCTCCCTAAGTGAAGACACCCTTAAATCTGGTATTGAGTCAATGCTACAACACTATGTTCCAGAAGTGGAGCACGTCAAGGCCGTTCTTGACCCcgaggaagaaattgccATTGCGgagtttgagaaattggaaaataaactgAAACAAGAAAAGGCTTCCAGCAAGTAA